The genomic DNA ATCTTCTTTAACACCAATTCGTCGTGATCGCACTGGCCTGGAGTGGGAAACAATAACTGAAGATTCTTATTCGACACAAAAACGAATATGGTTACCCATCATTCTACATGTTCGTTTTCTATACCAATCACATCTTTGGCTCCGCAAAGGAATCAGTAAACTATTGTGTATAATCTTGAAATACATACTTTACTCATACCGTtttgttttacaaatttttatttatacacaaatattcATAGGTCTACTCTTATAAATCAATTTCTTGAAGAAGATTTATGTACGAATGATGAATTAGAAGATATGCTTATGAGTACATCAATTGACGTCCGAGTACACAAAGATTCTTGCCGTCATTATCTTGGCAAGATGGATGTATTATGTCCTTATTGTTCAGCCTTACATtagatggatgaaaaattgacaaaatcatcTATGAAAAGTCCCTTATTCGGAACTTGTTGTTTAGAAGGAAAGGTTAGGCTACCTTTACTTATTACACCCCCTCCACCACTTCAAGCGTTGTATGATGGGAATAATGATCAATCAAAATCATTTCGAAGTTATACTCGAGTGTACAACGCAGCCAATGCTTTTACGAGTCTTGGTGCTACAGTAGATCCTAGAGTACTCAATAGAAGGGGCCCTACATCATTCACAATTCATGGGGAATTGCCACGTCGAACAGGATCGCTACAACCATAACCAGGGCAGGATGCGAGTTATGCTCAACTGTATATCTATGACCCTGATTCATCTTTAGAAATTCATAATCGTAGAAATCCTATCTTGAGAAGGGATGTTCTCAAAACTATTCAGGATAGTTTGTAGCAAGTCAATGCATTTGTAGATAAATTTCGCCAGACTCATGTCATTTTACATCAATTAGACTCAGCTGGACACAATGTACCTGCTCATCTTCATTACAATTCAAGAACTGATCGACGTCGGTATAACCTACCAACTGCAGATGAGATTGCGATTGTAATACCAGGTGATGGAACAGAGGCAAGtggaatgagagatattatcTTACATTTTCGAGGAAATAATGAGTTGATGCAAATTAATGAATGTCACCCAGCATATTTGCCATTACATTATGTTCTATTATTTCCATATGGTGAGCTTGGATGGGAACCTGAGCTGAAATTGTGGAATGTTCAGTATGATCGACCTTCAACTGATCTACTTACTCAAAtggatttttataattatcatttGTTTGAACGACCCACAGagtattcaacaattttgagagGTGGGAAACTATTTCAAGAGTTTTTGGTAGATGCTTGGGCTGCAACTGAGCAAAATCGATTGACATACTACAAGCTTAATCAAGGGAAACTTTGGGCTAAGCTTTACCAAGAGTTGTCAGATATGGATCCAGATTATGTGCAACCTGGTCAAATTGGTCAAAGGTTTGTTTTGCCATCTTTATTTACTGGTAGTCCTAGAcatatgtttgaaaattttcaagattcaatGGCTATCACGCGATACAACCAACACCCAGGTATTTTTCTGACCATGACTGCAAATCCCAATTGGCCAGAAATTACTTCAGCATTATTACCACATCAAAAACCTATTGATCGTCCTGATTTAATTGCCCGTGTTTTTGAGTTGAAGAGAAAATGTTCGATGAAGGTgatagaaacaaataaagtgtttggaaataaagttgcacatgtttttacaattgaatttcaaaaatgagGTCTCCCTCACATGCATGCACTTTCATTTCTTAAGGGCTCAGACAAAATTCAGACATGTGCTCAAGTAGACAAATTAGTCTCTGTAGAATTTCTAGACCCAAAAGATGATCCTATGCTTTTTGAAACTATCAAATGTACTATGGTACATGGACCATGTGGTGCTCGAAATCCACAAGCACCATGTATGGAAAATGGTAGATGCACTAAGAGATACCCTCGAGTTTTTATGGAAACAACAACTATGGATCAAGATGGATACCCTATCTATCGTTGTCGCAATAATGGTCAAGTACATACTGTGAGGGGGCAAGAAGTTGATAACAGGGATGTCGTACCATACAATGCATATCTTTCTAAACTTTTCAACTGTCATATAAATGTGGAAGTTTGTGCTGGGATGAGATGTGTCAAGTATATACATAAGTACATTTATAAAGGTTATGATCGTACAACGATGGTGTTAGGAATGATAAATGAGATTCAACAATATCTCGATGCAAGGTATATTGGCCCTCCAGAAGCTGCTTGGCGAATATTTGGTCATCCTTTGCATGCAGAGATGCCAACAGCTGTACGATTGGCACTTCATTTACCTGGAATGCATCGCGTTGTTTTTAACCCATAAGAATCATTAGAAACGATTCAATCTAGAGTTAATCAACAAATGTCAACTCTTACTGGCTTCTTTGCATATTGTGCTGGTAGTGAAGATGAATGTCCATTCACTTA from Diospyros lotus cultivar Yz01 chromosome 4, ASM1463336v1, whole genome shotgun sequence includes the following:
- the LOC127799715 gene encoding uncharacterized protein LOC127799715 — protein: MDPPRSSTSNPIIRLPHRPQPQAPVDFIHDLYNTNYADQDETLPPDSLEEDDNINFAEPANFSPPPTPRENEEDDIDKFRQTHVILHQLDSAGHNVPAHLHYNSRTDRRRYNLPTADEIAIVIPGDGTEASGMRDIILHFRGNNELMQINECHPAYLPLHYVLLFPYGELGWEPELKLWNVQYDRPSTDLLTQMDFYNYHLFERPTEYSTILRGGKLFQEFLVDAWAATEQNRLTYYKLNQGKLWAKLYQELSDMDPDYVQPGQIGQRFVLPSLFTGSPRHMFENFQDSMAITRYNQHPGIFLTMTANPNWPEITSALLPHQKPIDRPDLIARVFELKRKCSMKGSDKIQTCAQVDKLVSVEFLDPKDDPMLFETIKCTMVHGPCGARNPQAPCMENGRCTKRYPRVFMETTTMDQDGYPIYRCRNNGQVHTVRGQEVDNRDVVPYNAYLSKLFNCHINVEVCAGMRCVKYIHKYIYKGYDRTTMVLGMINEIQQYLDARYIGPPEAAWRIFGHPLHAEMPTAVRLALHLPGMHRVVFNP